A genome region from Pleurocapsa minor HA4230-MV1 includes the following:
- a CDS encoding tyrosine-type recombinase/integrase — protein MLPIEALQSRIAKSELGQEWIYRPLLDKDVWSLEELGYSQDELKMRGAKNLHFEDFSLSWLKLLTKLTILSTIRKKHSLTTVRLRVCSLKQFDSFLLEFGYIQPELINGWLIEKFIITGCQKNRRAAISYVSKLWAEEGWLRLPYTHRRYQEETPSIKAIPEEVLHQIYENFHLFPPPLERLFRLQLALGCRIVEMLSLPRQCLKKEGSQWFLKRWVQKRKYWRFYRVHRSIAELVIEQQKFLDQQLGELSEFNKLFCRLSVSAMDVKEILRAGTDRFDVEPVYFSTVLTYDSIWRWLEKFSEKANLTDKQGRRFKLTSHKFRHTKASIMANLEAEDEYIAAVLGHGSLDMLPHYRQRSIERLEKEANAKGYVDKYGRVTSFKPRKRRYERLAELLNVATPLGECHRPTMLGDCQYRYACLSCDHHRVTLEDKPKLEADVERLQKDLTQAQTAEQEQRVTEINRLLKLLQDRQFGLEQLEQLQPENHV, from the coding sequence ATGTTACCGATTGAAGCTTTACAATCAAGAATTGCCAAGTCTGAGTTGGGTCAAGAATGGATTTATCGCCCTTTGCTAGATAAAGATGTTTGGTCACTTGAAGAATTAGGTTATAGCCAAGACGAATTAAAGATGAGAGGAGCTAAAAATCTCCACTTTGAAGACTTTTCCTTATCTTGGCTGAAGTTGCTAACCAAACTAACAATCTTATCTACCATTAGAAAAAAACACAGTTTAACTACGGTTAGATTAAGAGTATGTTCCTTAAAACAGTTCGATAGCTTTTTATTAGAATTCGGCTACATTCAACCAGAATTGATAAACGGTTGGCTGATTGAAAAATTTATTATTACTGGATGCCAAAAAAACAGACGAGCGGCTATTAGCTATGTCTCAAAGTTATGGGCAGAAGAAGGTTGGTTGAGACTACCTTACACCCATCGTAGATACCAAGAAGAAACACCATCAATTAAGGCAATTCCCGAAGAAGTACTGCATCAAATATACGAGAATTTTCACCTTTTCCCACCGCCGTTAGAACGGCTATTTAGATTACAACTAGCTCTGGGTTGTCGGATTGTAGAAATGCTGAGTCTGCCTCGTCAATGCCTCAAAAAAGAAGGCTCACAATGGTTTTTAAAAAGATGGGTACAAAAGCGCAAATATTGGCGATTTTATCGAGTTCATCGCAGCATAGCTGAATTAGTGATTGAACAGCAAAAGTTTTTGGATCAACAACTCGGCGAACTGTCTGAATTCAACAAATTGTTTTGCCGACTTTCTGTTTCTGCGATGGATGTTAAGGAAATTCTAAGAGCAGGAACGGACAGATTTGATGTAGAGCCAGTCTACTTTTCAACTGTCCTTACTTATGATTCAATCTGGCGTTGGCTGGAAAAATTTAGTGAAAAAGCAAATTTAACAGATAAACAAGGGCGAAGATTTAAACTAACGAGTCATAAATTTCGCCATACCAAAGCTAGTATTATGGCAAACTTAGAAGCTGAAGATGAATATATTGCTGCGGTACTAGGTCATGGCTCGTTAGATATGCTGCCTCACTATCGTCAACGTTCAATTGAAAGGTTAGAAAAAGAAGCTAACGCCAAAGGCTATGTCGATAAGTACGGTCGCGTGACTAGCTTTAAACCAAGAAAGCGCAGATACGAGAGACTAGCAGAATTACTCAATGTAGCCACACCACTTGGCGAATGTCATCGCCCGACGATGTTAGGAGATTGCCAGTACCGCTATGCCTGTCTGAGTTGTGACCATCATCGAGTCACTTTAGAAGATAAGCCAAAACTAGAAGCTGATGTCGAACGTTTACAAAAAGACTTAACACAAGCGCAAACCGCAGAACAAGAGCAAAGAGTCACAGAAATTAATCGCTTACTAAAGTTATTGCAAGACAGACAATTCGGCTTAGAACAGCTAGAACAATTACAACCAGAAAATCATGTCTAA
- a CDS encoding tyrosine-type recombinase/integrase: MTSARLNQLFHQLSKRTGIEALPHLFRHTFATRMLQAGYLDEYVQQLLGHKSIATTKDIYSHVLDEMSLDAYLLGVKNENEE, from the coding sequence ATGACCAGTGCCAGGTTAAATCAGCTATTTCATCAACTAAGTAAGAGAACGGGGATCGAAGCCCTTCCTCACCTATTCCGTCACACATTTGCTACCCGAATGCTCCAAGCTGGCTATCTGGATGAGTACGTACAGCAGCTATTGGGTCACAAGTCTATCGCTACGACAAAAGATATCTATTCTCACGTACTGGATGAGATGAGTTTGGATGCTTATTTACTCGGAGTAAAAAACGAGAACGAGGAATAA
- a CDS encoding site-specific integrase — translation MIVIQKAIDPQTGERYSCVFDCRTCLPVEPIQRYINYCRRRQLAANTVSTYIHRLVDFWHWLEDKSLNWQDVGLNELADFVNWYLLGGEVEVISESVREVVSKRSPRTVNQAVTAIQGLYEFHTVEARIDEKKFTSLAHGWGKRGGFLRGIVKSSPERRKQIKLKEPKVFPGCLTDEQVAQLANACYTYRDRLIVMLLRETGIRRGELLGLYLVDVQELDSRGRIQIVRRDNNPNGATAKGREREIPILHNRQEVQSTFAAYLLEEYPPEAEKLAHGMLFVNLDIKVCWQTHDQCQVKSAISSTK, via the coding sequence ATGATTGTAATACAGAAGGCAATTGACCCTCAAACAGGAGAAAGATACAGTTGTGTATTCGATTGCCGAACTTGCTTACCAGTAGAGCCGATTCAACGCTACATCAACTACTGTAGAAGACGACAGCTAGCAGCTAATACAGTTTCCACGTACATTCATCGGCTAGTAGATTTTTGGCACTGGCTAGAAGACAAATCCCTTAACTGGCAAGATGTTGGCTTAAACGAGCTAGCTGATTTTGTTAACTGGTATCTCCTTGGTGGCGAAGTTGAAGTTATCTCTGAATCTGTAAGAGAAGTAGTATCTAAACGCAGTCCGCGCACGGTCAATCAAGCAGTTACAGCCATTCAAGGACTGTACGAATTTCACACTGTAGAAGCTAGAATTGACGAAAAGAAATTCACGTCTCTGGCTCATGGCTGGGGAAAACGAGGTGGTTTTTTAAGGGGTATTGTCAAAAGCAGTCCCGAAAGAAGAAAACAAATTAAACTCAAAGAACCAAAGGTCTTTCCTGGTTGCTTAACAGACGAACAAGTAGCCCAGCTAGCTAACGCTTGTTATACATATCGAGACAGATTAATAGTGATGCTGTTAAGAGAAACAGGTATCAGAAGAGGCGAACTTCTAGGACTTTATTTAGTTGACGTACAAGAGCTTGATAGTAGAGGCAGAATTCAGATTGTTCGACGCGATAACAATCCCAATGGTGCTACTGCCAAAGGTAGAGAGCGAGAAATTCCGATTCTACATAACCGCCAAGAGGTACAATCCACTTTTGCTGCCTATTTACTAGAAGAGTATCCCCCAGAAGCAGAAAAACTCGCTCACGGAATGCTATTTGTCAATTTGGATATAAAAGTATGCTGGCAAACCCATGACCAGTGCCAGGTTAAATCAGCTATTTCATCAACTAAGTAA